From Saccopteryx leptura isolate mSacLep1 chromosome 3, mSacLep1_pri_phased_curated, whole genome shotgun sequence, one genomic window encodes:
- the TAB2 gene encoding TGF-beta-activated kinase 1 and MAP3K7-binding protein 2 isoform X1: MAQGSHQIDFQVLHDLRQKFPEVPEVVVSRCMLQNNNNLDACCAVLSQESTRYLYGEGDLNFSDDSGISGLRNHMTSLNLDLQSQNVYHHGREGSRMNGSRTLTHSISDGQLQGGQSNNELYQQEPQTAPAQVPQGFNVFGISSTSGASNSAPHLGFHLGSKGTSNSQQTPRFNPIMVTLAPNIQTGRNTPTSLHIHGVPPPVLNSPQGNSIYIRPYITTPSGTARQTQQHSGWVSQFNPMNSQQVYQPSQHGPWTTYPASNPLSHTSAQQPNQQGHQTSHVYMPISSPTTPQPPTVHSSGSSQSSAHSQYNIQNISTGPRKNQIEIKLEPPQRNNSSKLRSSGPRASSSSSCVNSQTLNRNQPTVYIAASPPNTDEVMSRSQPKVYISANATTGDEQGMRNQPTLFISTNSGASATSRNMSGQVSMGPAFIHHHPPKSRAIGNNSATSPRVVVTQPNTKYTFKITVSPNKPPAVSPGVVSPTFELTNLLNHPDHYVETENIQHLTDPALAHVDRMSEARKLSMGSDDAAYTQALLVHQKARMERLQRELEIQKKKLDKLKSEVNEMENNLTRRRLKRSNSISQIPSLEEMQQLRSCNRQLQIDIDCLTKEIDLFQARGPHFNPSAIHNFYDNIGFVGPVPPKPKDQRSTVKTPKTQDAEDDEGAQWNCTACTFLNHPALIRCEQCEMPRHF, from the exons aATAATAATAACCTGGATGCCTGCTGTGCAGTTCTCTCTCAGGAGAGTACAAGGTATCTTTATGGTGAAGGAGACTTGAATTTTTCGGATGACTCTGGAATTTCTGGTCTACGCAATCACATGACTTCTCTCAACTTGGACTTGCAGTCACAGAATGTTTACCACCATGGAAGAGAAGGCAGTAGGATGAATGGAAGTAGGACCCTAACGCACAGCATTAGTGATGGACAGCTTCAAGGTGGTCAGTCCAATAATGAGCTCTATCAGCAGGAGCCACAGACAGCACCGGCTCAAGTTCCTCAAGGCTTTAATGTGTTTGGAATATCCAGTACATCTGGTGCTTCAAATTCAGCACCACATCTTGGATTTCACTTAGGCAGCAAAGGAACATCTAATTCTCAGCAAACTCCCAGATTTAATCCCATTATGGTAACTTTAGCCCCAAATATCCAGACTGGTCGTAATACTCCTACATCTTTGCACATACATGGTGTACCTCCACCTGTACTGAACAGTCCACAGGGAAATTCTATCTATATTAGGCCTTACATTACAACTCCTAGTGGTACAGCTCGACAGACACAACAGCATtctggctgggtatctcagttTAATCCCATGAACTCTCAACAAGTGTATCAACCTTCACAACATGGTCCCTGGACTACTTATCCCGCATCTAATCCTCTGTCACATACCTCAGCCCAGCAGCCAAACCAGCAAGGCCACCAGACCTCTCATGTCTACATGCCCATCAGTTCGCCTACCACCCCACAGCCACCAACAGTTCATTCATCTGGTAGCTCTCAGTCTTCTGCCCACAGCCAATATAACATTCAGAACATTTCAACAGGACCTCGAAAAAACCAGATTGAAATCAAACTTGAACCTCCACAAAGAAACAATTCTTCAAAATTGCGTTCTTCTGGACCTCgagcctccagcagttcctcTTGTGTCAACAGCCAGACTTTAAATAGAAATCAGCCCACTGTTTACATAGCTGCCAGTCCCCCAAATACTGATGAGGTAATGTCCCGTAGTCAACCCAAGGTCTATATTTCAGCTAACGCTACCACAGGAGATGAGCAGGGCATGCGCAATCAGCCCACCCTCTTCATATCCACAAACTCGGGAGCGTCTGCCACCTCCAGGAACATGTCTGGGCAAGTGAGCATGGGTCCTGCCTTTATTCATCACCACCCTCCCAAAAGTCGAGCAATAGGCAATAACTCGGCCACTTCTCCGCGGGTGGTGGTCACTCAGCCCAATACAAAATATACTTTCAAAATCACAGTTTCTCCCAATAAACCCCCTGCAGTTTCACCAGGGGTTGTTTCCCCTACCTTTGAACTTACAAACCTTCTAAATCATCCTGACCATTATGTAGAAACAGAGAATATTCAACACCTCACGGACCCTGCTTTAGCACACGTGGATAGAATGAGTGAAGCGCGGAAGTTGAGTATGGGATCTGATGATGCTGCCTACACACAAG CTCTGCTGGTACACCAGAAGGCCAGAATGGAACGACTTCAAAGGGAACTtgagattcaaaagaaaaagctgGATAAACTAAAATCTGAagtcaatgaaatggaaaataatctAACTCGAAGGCGCCTGAAAAGATCGAATTCCATATCCCAAATACCTTCA CTGGAAGAAATGCAGCAGTTGAGAAGTTGTAATAGACAACTCCAGATTGACATTGACTGCTTAACCAAAGAAATTGATCTTTTTCAAGCCCGAG gaCCACATTTTAATCCCAGCGCTATTCATAACTTTTATGACAATATTGGATTTGTAGGTCCTGTGCCACCAAAACCCAAAG ATCAAAGGTCCACCgtcaaaaccccaaagactcaagATGCAGAGGATGACGAGGGAGCTCAGTGGAACTGCACTGCCTGTACTTTTCTGAACCATCCGGCCCTGATCCGCTGTGAACAGTGTGAGATGCCGAGGCATTTCTGA
- the TAB2 gene encoding TGF-beta-activated kinase 1 and MAP3K7-binding protein 2 isoform X2 produces MAQGSHQIDFQVLHDLRQKFPEVPEVVVSRCMLQNNNNLDACCAVLSQESTRYLYGEGDLNFSDDSGISGLRNHMTSLNLDLQSQNVYHHGREGSRMNGSRTLTHSISDGQLQGGQSNNELYQQEPQTAPAQVPQGFNVFGISSTSGASNSAPHLGFHLGSKGTSNSQQTPRFNPIMVTLAPNIQTGRNTPTSLHIHGVPPPVLNSPQGNSIYIRPYITTPSGTARQTQQHSGWVSQFNPMNSQQVYQPSQHGPWTTYPASNPLSHTSAQQPNQQGHQTSHVYMPISSPTTPQPPTVHSSGSSQSSAHSQYNIQNISTGPRKNQIEIKLEPPQRNNSSKLRSSGPRASSSSSCVNSQTLNRNQPTVYIAASPPNTDEVMSRSQPKVYISANATTGDEQGMRNQPTLFISTNSGASATSRNMSGQVSMGPAFIHHHPPKSRAIGNNSATSPRVVVTQPNTKYTFKITVSPNKPPAVSPGVVSPTFELTNLLNHPDHYVETENIQHLTDPALAHVDRMSEARKLSMGSDDAAYTQALLVHQKARMERLQRELEIQKKKLDKLKSEVNEMENNLTRRRLKRSNSISQIPSIKGPPSKPQRLKMQRMTRELSGTALPVLF; encoded by the exons aATAATAATAACCTGGATGCCTGCTGTGCAGTTCTCTCTCAGGAGAGTACAAGGTATCTTTATGGTGAAGGAGACTTGAATTTTTCGGATGACTCTGGAATTTCTGGTCTACGCAATCACATGACTTCTCTCAACTTGGACTTGCAGTCACAGAATGTTTACCACCATGGAAGAGAAGGCAGTAGGATGAATGGAAGTAGGACCCTAACGCACAGCATTAGTGATGGACAGCTTCAAGGTGGTCAGTCCAATAATGAGCTCTATCAGCAGGAGCCACAGACAGCACCGGCTCAAGTTCCTCAAGGCTTTAATGTGTTTGGAATATCCAGTACATCTGGTGCTTCAAATTCAGCACCACATCTTGGATTTCACTTAGGCAGCAAAGGAACATCTAATTCTCAGCAAACTCCCAGATTTAATCCCATTATGGTAACTTTAGCCCCAAATATCCAGACTGGTCGTAATACTCCTACATCTTTGCACATACATGGTGTACCTCCACCTGTACTGAACAGTCCACAGGGAAATTCTATCTATATTAGGCCTTACATTACAACTCCTAGTGGTACAGCTCGACAGACACAACAGCATtctggctgggtatctcagttTAATCCCATGAACTCTCAACAAGTGTATCAACCTTCACAACATGGTCCCTGGACTACTTATCCCGCATCTAATCCTCTGTCACATACCTCAGCCCAGCAGCCAAACCAGCAAGGCCACCAGACCTCTCATGTCTACATGCCCATCAGTTCGCCTACCACCCCACAGCCACCAACAGTTCATTCATCTGGTAGCTCTCAGTCTTCTGCCCACAGCCAATATAACATTCAGAACATTTCAACAGGACCTCGAAAAAACCAGATTGAAATCAAACTTGAACCTCCACAAAGAAACAATTCTTCAAAATTGCGTTCTTCTGGACCTCgagcctccagcagttcctcTTGTGTCAACAGCCAGACTTTAAATAGAAATCAGCCCACTGTTTACATAGCTGCCAGTCCCCCAAATACTGATGAGGTAATGTCCCGTAGTCAACCCAAGGTCTATATTTCAGCTAACGCTACCACAGGAGATGAGCAGGGCATGCGCAATCAGCCCACCCTCTTCATATCCACAAACTCGGGAGCGTCTGCCACCTCCAGGAACATGTCTGGGCAAGTGAGCATGGGTCCTGCCTTTATTCATCACCACCCTCCCAAAAGTCGAGCAATAGGCAATAACTCGGCCACTTCTCCGCGGGTGGTGGTCACTCAGCCCAATACAAAATATACTTTCAAAATCACAGTTTCTCCCAATAAACCCCCTGCAGTTTCACCAGGGGTTGTTTCCCCTACCTTTGAACTTACAAACCTTCTAAATCATCCTGACCATTATGTAGAAACAGAGAATATTCAACACCTCACGGACCCTGCTTTAGCACACGTGGATAGAATGAGTGAAGCGCGGAAGTTGAGTATGGGATCTGATGATGCTGCCTACACACAAG CTCTGCTGGTACACCAGAAGGCCAGAATGGAACGACTTCAAAGGGAACTtgagattcaaaagaaaaagctgGATAAACTAAAATCTGAagtcaatgaaatggaaaataatctAACTCGAAGGCGCCTGAAAAGATCGAATTCCATATCCCAAATACCTTCA ATCAAAGGTCCACCgtcaaaaccccaaagactcaagATGCAGAGGATGACGAGGGAGCTCAGTGGAACTGCACTGCCTGTACTTTTCTGA